In the Thermococcus sp. genome, one interval contains:
- a CDS encoding class III signal peptide-containing protein — MGLVLKRRGQISLEFMLVFAIMLIMLLYSVRNVTFSSDSPS, encoded by the coding sequence ATGGGGTTAGTCCTGAAAAGGCGGGGTCAAATTTCGCTCGAGTTCATGCTGGTGTTCGCGATAATGTTAATTATGCTACTCTATTCAGTCAGAAACGTTACGTTTAGTTCGGACTCTCCTTCCAA